One Symphalangus syndactylus isolate Jambi chromosome 9, NHGRI_mSymSyn1-v2.1_pri, whole genome shotgun sequence DNA segment encodes these proteins:
- the CIMIP2B gene encoding ciliary microtubule inner protein 2B isoform X1, translating to MECTLGHRGWSLAEPGSFVEWMTLIIASPPPLAPQPWTRYTQTRALAQRQTKGTAWLPMAVASTFIPELNPQNPHYIPGYTGHCPLLRFSMGQTYGQVTGQLLQGPPGLAWPPVHRTLLPPIRPPRSPEVPRESLPLRRGHERLSSSMIPGYTGFVPRAQFIFAKNCSKVWAEALSDFTHLHGKQGSEELPKEAKGRKDTEKDQVPEPEGQLEETALEVVEQASPYFMDDRDPRKFFMSAFLCLPTRHCRNLGRSTHQAVPRTPNISPRFPGHTLRTWVFYLTMGAMCQGISSSLATHLAISPMMLWASAPSRSSSWLRPLDIKFPSLFILSQPSFWKGER from the exons ATGGAGTGCACACTCGGCCACCGTGGCTGGAGCCTGGCAGAGCCTGGctcatttgttgaatggatgactCTGATTATAGCAT CCCCGCCTCCTTTAGCCCCACAGCCCTGGACACGGTACACACAGACCAGAGCCTTGGCTCAAAGGCAAACAAAAGGAACTGCCTGGCTCCCCATGGCTGTGGCCAGCACCTTCATACCAGAGCTTAACCCTCAGAACCCTCATTATATCCCAGG GTACACTGGACACTGCCCACTACTTCGGTTCAGCATGGGCCAGACCTATGGGCAGGTGACTGGTCAGCTACTTCAAGGCCCTCCTGGCCTAGCCTGGCCTCCTGTCCACCGCACACTTCTGCCTCCCATTCGGCCTCCAAGATCTCCTGAGGTTCCCAGGGAGAGCCTACCTCTCAGGCGTGGGCACGAAAGGCTCAGCTCCAGCATGATCCCTGGGTACACAG GTTTTGTACCCCGGGCACAGTTCATCTTTGCCAAGAACTGCAGCAAGGTCTGGGCCGAGGCTCTGAGTGACTTTACTCACTTGCATGGAAAGCAAGGGAGTGAAGAGCTGCCAAAGGAGGCCAAGGGAAGAAAGGACACGGAGAAGGACCAGGTGCCAGAGCCGGAGGGGCAGCTGGAGGAGACAGCACTGGAGGTGGTGGAACAA GCTTCTCCCTACTTCATGGATGACAGGGACCCTCGGAAGTTCTTCATGTCAG CTTTCCTGTGCTTACCAACCAGGCACTGCAGGAATTTGGGCAGAAGCACTCACCAGGCAGTGCCCAGGACCCCAAACATCTCCCCCCGCTTCCCAGGACATACCCTCAGAACCTGGGTCTTTTACCTAACTATGGGGGCTATGTGCCAG GGTATAAGTTCCAGTTTGGCCACACATTTGGCCATCTCACCCATGATGCTCTGGGCCTCAGCACCTTCCAGAAGCAGCTCTTGGCTTAGGCCCCTGGATATCAAGTTCCCTTCCCTTTTCATCCTATCCCAGCCATCCTTTTGGAAGGGAGAAAGGTAG
- the CIMIP2B gene encoding ciliary microtubule inner protein 2B isoform X2, with product MECTLGHRGWSLAEPGSFVEWMTLIIASPPPLAPQPWTRYTQTRALAQRQTKGTAWLPMAVASTFIPELNPQNPHYIPGYTGHCPLLRFSMGQTYGQVTGQLLQGPPGLAWPPVHRTLLPPIRPPRSPEVPRESLPLRRGHERLSSSMIPGYTGFVPRAQFIFAKNCSKVWAEALSDFTHLHGKQGSEELPKEAKGRKDTEKDQVPEPEGQLEETALEVVEQASPYFMDDRDPRKFFMSGFTGYVPHARFLFGSSFPVLTNQALQEFGQKHSPGSAQDPKHLPPLPRTYPQNLGLLPNYGGYVPGYKFQFGHTFGHLTHDALGLSTFQKQLLA from the exons ATGGAGTGCACACTCGGCCACCGTGGCTGGAGCCTGGCAGAGCCTGGctcatttgttgaatggatgactCTGATTATAGCAT CCCCGCCTCCTTTAGCCCCACAGCCCTGGACACGGTACACACAGACCAGAGCCTTGGCTCAAAGGCAAACAAAAGGAACTGCCTGGCTCCCCATGGCTGTGGCCAGCACCTTCATACCAGAGCTTAACCCTCAGAACCCTCATTATATCCCAGG GTACACTGGACACTGCCCACTACTTCGGTTCAGCATGGGCCAGACCTATGGGCAGGTGACTGGTCAGCTACTTCAAGGCCCTCCTGGCCTAGCCTGGCCTCCTGTCCACCGCACACTTCTGCCTCCCATTCGGCCTCCAAGATCTCCTGAGGTTCCCAGGGAGAGCCTACCTCTCAGGCGTGGGCACGAAAGGCTCAGCTCCAGCATGATCCCTGGGTACACAG GTTTTGTACCCCGGGCACAGTTCATCTTTGCCAAGAACTGCAGCAAGGTCTGGGCCGAGGCTCTGAGTGACTTTACTCACTTGCATGGAAAGCAAGGGAGTGAAGAGCTGCCAAAGGAGGCCAAGGGAAGAAAGGACACGGAGAAGGACCAGGTGCCAGAGCCGGAGGGGCAGCTGGAGGAGACAGCACTGGAGGTGGTGGAACAA GCTTCTCCCTACTTCATGGATGACAGGGACCCTCGGAAGTTCTTCATGTCAG GCTTCACCGGCTATGTGCCCCACGCCCGCTTCCTCTTCGGCTCCAGCTTTCCTGTGCTTACCAACCAGGCACTGCAGGAATTTGGGCAGAAGCACTCACCAGGCAGTGCCCAGGACCCCAAACATCTCCCCCCGCTTCCCAGGACATACCCTCAGAACCTGGGTCTTTTACCTAACTATGGGGGCTATGTGCCAG GGTATAAGTTCCAGTTTGGCCACACATTTGGCCATCTCACCCATGATGCTCTGGGCCTCAGCACCTTCCAGAAGCAGCTCTTGGCTTAG
- the CIMIP2B gene encoding ciliary microtubule inner protein 2B isoform X3, whose product MECTLGHRGWSLAEPGSFVEWMTLIIASPPPLAPQPWTRYTQTRALAQRQTKGTAWLPMAVASTFIPELNPQNPHYIPGYTGHCPLLRFSMGQTYGQVTGQLLQGPPGLAWPPVHRTLLPPIRPPRSPEVPRESLPLRRGHERLSSSMIPGYTGFVPRAQFIFAKNCSKVWAEALSDFTHLHGKQGSEELPKEAKGRKDTEKDQVPEPEGQLEETALEVVEQGPSEVLHVRHCRNLGRSTHQAVPRTPNISPRFPGHTLRTWVFYLTMGAMCQGISSSLATHLAISPMMLWASAPSRSSSWLRPLDIKFPSLFILSQPSFWKGER is encoded by the exons ATGGAGTGCACACTCGGCCACCGTGGCTGGAGCCTGGCAGAGCCTGGctcatttgttgaatggatgactCTGATTATAGCAT CCCCGCCTCCTTTAGCCCCACAGCCCTGGACACGGTACACACAGACCAGAGCCTTGGCTCAAAGGCAAACAAAAGGAACTGCCTGGCTCCCCATGGCTGTGGCCAGCACCTTCATACCAGAGCTTAACCCTCAGAACCCTCATTATATCCCAGG GTACACTGGACACTGCCCACTACTTCGGTTCAGCATGGGCCAGACCTATGGGCAGGTGACTGGTCAGCTACTTCAAGGCCCTCCTGGCCTAGCCTGGCCTCCTGTCCACCGCACACTTCTGCCTCCCATTCGGCCTCCAAGATCTCCTGAGGTTCCCAGGGAGAGCCTACCTCTCAGGCGTGGGCACGAAAGGCTCAGCTCCAGCATGATCCCTGGGTACACAG GTTTTGTACCCCGGGCACAGTTCATCTTTGCCAAGAACTGCAGCAAGGTCTGGGCCGAGGCTCTGAGTGACTTTACTCACTTGCATGGAAAGCAAGGGAGTGAAGAGCTGCCAAAGGAGGCCAAGGGAAGAAAGGACACGGAGAAGGACCAGGTGCCAGAGCCGGAGGGGCAGCTGGAGGAGACAGCACTGGAGGTGGTGGAACAA GGACCCTCGGAAGTTCTTCATGTCAG GCACTGCAGGAATTTGGGCAGAAGCACTCACCAGGCAGTGCCCAGGACCCCAAACATCTCCCCCCGCTTCCCAGGACATACCCTCAGAACCTGGGTCTTTTACCTAACTATGGGGGCTATGTGCCAG GGTATAAGTTCCAGTTTGGCCACACATTTGGCCATCTCACCCATGATGCTCTGGGCCTCAGCACCTTCCAGAAGCAGCTCTTGGCTTAGGCCCCTGGATATCAAGTTCCCTTCCCTTTTCATCCTATCCCAGCCATCCTTTTGGAAGGGAGAAAGGTAG
- the CIMIP2B gene encoding ciliary microtubule inner protein 2B isoform X4 has translation MECTLGHRGWSLAEPGSFVEWMTLIIASPPPLAPQPWTRYTQTRALAQRQTKGTAWLPMAVASTFIPELNPQNPHYIPGYTGHCPLLRFSMGQTYGQVTGQLLQGPPGLAWPPVHRTLLPPIRPPRSPEVPRESLPLRRGHERLSSSMIPGYTGFVPRAQFIFAKNCSKVWAEALSDFTHLHGKQGSEELPKEAKGRKDTEKDQVPEPEGQLEETALEVVEQGPSEVLHVSFPVLTNQALQEFGQKHSPGSAQDPKHLPPLPRTYPQNLGLLPNYGGYVPGYKFQFGHTFGHLTHDALGLSTFQKQLLA, from the exons ATGGAGTGCACACTCGGCCACCGTGGCTGGAGCCTGGCAGAGCCTGGctcatttgttgaatggatgactCTGATTATAGCAT CCCCGCCTCCTTTAGCCCCACAGCCCTGGACACGGTACACACAGACCAGAGCCTTGGCTCAAAGGCAAACAAAAGGAACTGCCTGGCTCCCCATGGCTGTGGCCAGCACCTTCATACCAGAGCTTAACCCTCAGAACCCTCATTATATCCCAGG GTACACTGGACACTGCCCACTACTTCGGTTCAGCATGGGCCAGACCTATGGGCAGGTGACTGGTCAGCTACTTCAAGGCCCTCCTGGCCTAGCCTGGCCTCCTGTCCACCGCACACTTCTGCCTCCCATTCGGCCTCCAAGATCTCCTGAGGTTCCCAGGGAGAGCCTACCTCTCAGGCGTGGGCACGAAAGGCTCAGCTCCAGCATGATCCCTGGGTACACAG GTTTTGTACCCCGGGCACAGTTCATCTTTGCCAAGAACTGCAGCAAGGTCTGGGCCGAGGCTCTGAGTGACTTTACTCACTTGCATGGAAAGCAAGGGAGTGAAGAGCTGCCAAAGGAGGCCAAGGGAAGAAAGGACACGGAGAAGGACCAGGTGCCAGAGCCGGAGGGGCAGCTGGAGGAGACAGCACTGGAGGTGGTGGAACAA GGACCCTCGGAAGTTCTTCATGTCAG CTTTCCTGTGCTTACCAACCAGGCACTGCAGGAATTTGGGCAGAAGCACTCACCAGGCAGTGCCCAGGACCCCAAACATCTCCCCCCGCTTCCCAGGACATACCCTCAGAACCTGGGTCTTTTACCTAACTATGGGGGCTATGTGCCAG GGTATAAGTTCCAGTTTGGCCACACATTTGGCCATCTCACCCATGATGCTCTGGGCCTCAGCACCTTCCAGAAGCAGCTCTTGGCTTAG
- the CIMIP2B gene encoding ciliary microtubule inner protein 2B isoform X6, which yields MECTLGHRGWSLAEPGSFVEWMTLIIASPPPLAPQPWTRYTQTRALAQRQTKGTAWLPMAVASTFIPELNPQNPHYIPGYTGHCPLLRFSMGQTYGQVTGQLLQGPPGLAWPPVHRTLLPPIRPPRSPEVPRESLPLRRGHERLSSSMIPGYTGFVPRAQFIFAKNCSKVWAEALSDFTHLHGKQGSEELPKEAKGRKDTEKDQVPEPEGQLEETALEVVEQASPYFMDDRDPRKFFMSGTAGIWAEALTRQCPGPQTSPPASQDIPSEPGSFT from the exons ATGGAGTGCACACTCGGCCACCGTGGCTGGAGCCTGGCAGAGCCTGGctcatttgttgaatggatgactCTGATTATAGCAT CCCCGCCTCCTTTAGCCCCACAGCCCTGGACACGGTACACACAGACCAGAGCCTTGGCTCAAAGGCAAACAAAAGGAACTGCCTGGCTCCCCATGGCTGTGGCCAGCACCTTCATACCAGAGCTTAACCCTCAGAACCCTCATTATATCCCAGG GTACACTGGACACTGCCCACTACTTCGGTTCAGCATGGGCCAGACCTATGGGCAGGTGACTGGTCAGCTACTTCAAGGCCCTCCTGGCCTAGCCTGGCCTCCTGTCCACCGCACACTTCTGCCTCCCATTCGGCCTCCAAGATCTCCTGAGGTTCCCAGGGAGAGCCTACCTCTCAGGCGTGGGCACGAAAGGCTCAGCTCCAGCATGATCCCTGGGTACACAG GTTTTGTACCCCGGGCACAGTTCATCTTTGCCAAGAACTGCAGCAAGGTCTGGGCCGAGGCTCTGAGTGACTTTACTCACTTGCATGGAAAGCAAGGGAGTGAAGAGCTGCCAAAGGAGGCCAAGGGAAGAAAGGACACGGAGAAGGACCAGGTGCCAGAGCCGGAGGGGCAGCTGGAGGAGACAGCACTGGAGGTGGTGGAACAA GCTTCTCCCTACTTCATGGATGACAGGGACCCTCGGAAGTTCTTCATGTCAG GCACTGCAGGAATTTGGGCAGAAGCACTCACCAGGCAGTGCCCAGGACCCCAAACATCTCCCCCCGCTTCCCAGGACATACCCTCAGAACCTGGGTCTTTTACCTAA
- the CIMIP2B gene encoding ciliary microtubule inner protein 2B isoform X5 translates to MAVASTFIPELNPQNPHYIPGYTGHCPLLRFSMGQTYGQVTGQLLQGPPGLAWPPVHRTLLPPIRPPRSPEVPRESLPLRRGHERLSSSMIPGYTGFVPRAQFIFAKNCSKVWAEALSDFTHLHGKQGSEELPKEAKGRKDTEKDQVPEPEGQLEETALEVVEQASPYFMDDRDPRKFFMSAFLCLPTRHCRNLGRSTHQAVPRTPNISPRFPGHTLRTWVFYLTMGAMCQGISSSLATHLAISPMMLWASAPSRSSSWLRPLDIKFPSLFILSQPSFWKGER, encoded by the exons ATGGCTGTGGCCAGCACCTTCATACCAGAGCTTAACCCTCAGAACCCTCATTATATCCCAGG GTACACTGGACACTGCCCACTACTTCGGTTCAGCATGGGCCAGACCTATGGGCAGGTGACTGGTCAGCTACTTCAAGGCCCTCCTGGCCTAGCCTGGCCTCCTGTCCACCGCACACTTCTGCCTCCCATTCGGCCTCCAAGATCTCCTGAGGTTCCCAGGGAGAGCCTACCTCTCAGGCGTGGGCACGAAAGGCTCAGCTCCAGCATGATCCCTGGGTACACAG GTTTTGTACCCCGGGCACAGTTCATCTTTGCCAAGAACTGCAGCAAGGTCTGGGCCGAGGCTCTGAGTGACTTTACTCACTTGCATGGAAAGCAAGGGAGTGAAGAGCTGCCAAAGGAGGCCAAGGGAAGAAAGGACACGGAGAAGGACCAGGTGCCAGAGCCGGAGGGGCAGCTGGAGGAGACAGCACTGGAGGTGGTGGAACAA GCTTCTCCCTACTTCATGGATGACAGGGACCCTCGGAAGTTCTTCATGTCAG CTTTCCTGTGCTTACCAACCAGGCACTGCAGGAATTTGGGCAGAAGCACTCACCAGGCAGTGCCCAGGACCCCAAACATCTCCCCCCGCTTCCCAGGACATACCCTCAGAACCTGGGTCTTTTACCTAACTATGGGGGCTATGTGCCAG GGTATAAGTTCCAGTTTGGCCACACATTTGGCCATCTCACCCATGATGCTCTGGGCCTCAGCACCTTCCAGAAGCAGCTCTTGGCTTAGGCCCCTGGATATCAAGTTCCCTTCCCTTTTCATCCTATCCCAGCCATCCTTTTGGAAGGGAGAAAGGTAG